One Aegilops tauschii subsp. strangulata cultivar AL8/78 chromosome 2, Aet v6.0, whole genome shotgun sequence genomic window, TTGGACATATTGTTGCCTGATCCCTTGACATTTAGCTTTAGACTTGCTAAGGATGCCAAGCCTGCTAATGATTCCAGCCATTCTACTGTTGAGAATGTTGGTCCATCTGCCGGTGAGAATGTTCTGAGGTGTAAAGATCCTATATCAGCTCATAAAATGACCCATATGGAAGTTCAAATTCGGAACAACACGAAGGAAATTATTCAGATGAACCTCAGCATTTCATGCAAAGATGTTGCAGGAGAAAATTGCTTCGAAGAAAACAGTGCAACCGTCCTCTGGGCTGGTAATCCACTTATTTGTATAATAGCCCATTTTCTTTCTTTACCATGGTCTGTTTTGAGTTTTAGTTTCTGTGTTCAGGAATAGTATCGTTTTTACATTATTCAGCATCTGTTCTACTCTGACAAGTTTCTTTTTCTGTGTAGGTGTTCTTAACGACATACAGTTGGAGGTTCCACCATTGCAGGAGGTGATACATCCTTTCTCTGTCTACTTCCTAGTACCTGGAGACTACTCGCTGCAATCTTCTTCTGTTATAATTGATGCCACGGATGTTCTTCGTGCTCGGGCAAAGGCAGAGTCGTCGGATGAACCTATTCTATGCCGCGGATCCCCATTCCATATCCATGTAGTTGGTACAGAGTAGCAAACACTGTTTTGGTGTAGTTTAGAGGCAGCGATTTCACCATGACATGTGCAGCTGTGAGGATCATGTACAAGAGCATTATTCCCCTGTACACTTGTGATTTATTTGAGCTACTTGGAGGCTTCCTTTGTAATACAATTGTGTTTGTGTACAGTGTAAAAGCATCCGCCAAGATTAATATGGTGAACTTACACATGCCCTTAGCTGTCCCGTAGGCTCTTTGATTCAACGGATTTTTATTCTTTTTGGGAGGATTATAATTCTCAGAATTTTGCTACATGGGTTGTATGATTCGCAGGATTGCAATCTATAGGGACTTTTGTACGGGATTTATTTGAACTCATAGGAAAAGTTTCATCCACCTAAAAATGTTGGATTCTAAAAAAACAATAATAGGAAAAACACATGATTAGGATGACATGTCACACTGATCCTATAGGAACTGAAAACATGAGAATCTGTAATAGAAGTTGTTTGGTTGCACCACATTTAAAATGCAGGAACTTTTATTTTTATAGAAGATAAGATTAGATGCATGTCATAGTTGTCAGGGAGAGGAAAATTTCCATGTACTTGGACCTAAAATTTTCCTTTGGATTGCAAGCAAAGAAGACCATAGGAATAATTCCTATGGTTTATATTCCTACAAACCACACAAGCTctataggaaaaattcctaaggaacATAATCCTCTAAAGATCTCTTTGGATAGCAGGAACTTTAAAATACATGAATAGGAAAACGTAAGATTTAGATGTCACGTATCATGAAATCCTATAGGATTATAGAACACAGAAGAGGTTTGTGTGGTTCAAATGAATTTTATAGGAATTTTGCGGGGTTGTATTCCTTGGAAGTTTTTCTTGTGTAGCATGTTTGGTTTGTAGGAACAAAAACCATAAGATTTTTTTGTATGCAATTTCATTGGGAACTTCCTATTGGGTTCGAGCTCATGGGGAATTTCCACTGTTTTAAATGCCAACTATGATATACACCTAATCCTTCAGAAAAATTTCCCCTTTTTGTGGTGCAACAAAACATCTACAATAAACCCATGTGTTGTTAATTCCTTTAGGATTCAACATGACATGACATCCAATTCCCACTTTTTTCCTATTCCAGCGAACCAAAGAGGCCCTAAAATGAGGTTTGAAATCGTGTTAAATTCCTATGGAACGTGGAGCACATAAATGGATTTCATGGAATTTGGTGACCCCAACCCTATGATCCCAAGGGCTTCCACAACTTTTTTCAATAAGAGCACTTAAAGGCTTCCTTTAGTTCATAGGAATATAAAAACTATAAgaagtgagatgacatgtatcttaGATCCTATGATTACGAACTAGAAAAGAGATTTCATTTGGTTCACACGCTAGGATTTTCTCCATCGAGTCTAAGTTAATTTCTTTCCTCTAAAATATGAAAGATGTGAATCAATCTTGTATACATATATTATTGTATATTAGCAAACGAAAATGGCTCTAGAAGGGAACTTCCTATAGAAGTCCTATCCTGTAAAATTCCTACGAAATTTCAGTAAATTAAAGGAGGCCTAACTTTTTTTAGAACTTTTCTTCAATTCAAAGATGACCTAAGATTCCTATGAAATTCCCGTGAACTAAACAGATAAAGTGGAGCCTATTTATTCAACGGATTTCATAAGAACCATTGGCTATAGCCCACATGTAGATTTGTTTTTTTGCTTTCTGACTGAAGCCTCCTTAGTGAATCTATATCCTTACTTTCCGGCATTTTCAGTTAGTGAATCTATGTCCTTCGTCTTCCCTTTTTTGAAAATGCATGATTGTAGTGGCATGTCCAATCAGATCATACAGGATTTTTGCACAAAAATGAAATGTTCTTTGAAAGAGGAGTGGATGGAGATTTTCTAATGAAATGTAACAGATTTCTTAGAATAAACATTTCTATAGGATTCAATTctatgaatcaaacaaccaatgtaggaaaaattcctaagaaTTCTTATCCTCCAAAAGTTCCTATAAATCCTTTAAACCAATTCCTTTTTGAAGTTGCCTCAGACACGTACCTGAGAAGTCCGTAAACTGGGCAGGGAAGCGTATAACTAGTTTAGAAATAAGTTCCTCACTCTCTCGGTCTCTCCTACCTTCCCGCACGAAACCACCGTAAACCCCCCACGACAAATGCTCCTCCGggcggcggccgccgccgcccaccgccTCCGCTTCATCCCCCCGGTCCGCTGCATATCTTCCTTGAAGGTCCCGTGGCGCCGGGACGCGGCCCTGGACGCGTCCATCGACCGCGACCGGCGCTTCCACCAAGCGTCCCGCCTCGTCCGCGAGGTGCTCCTCTCCcccggccgccgcctcctcctccgctaCCTTTCCAAGCGCCGCCAGCGCATCCGCCTCCCGGTCCACGTCGCAACCTTCCTCCGCCGGTACCCCACGCTCCTCTCCGTCTCCCCTCCCCCCGACCCCGTCGCCTCCCCGTCCCCGCAGCTCGCCTCCTTCCTCGAATTCGCATCCCGTCTCCAGGCCACCCACTCCCCGCTCCTCGCCTCCAGGCTCGCCAAGCTCCTCATGATGTCCTCCACGCGCGCGCTGCCGGTCGCAAAGATTGCTGCTGCCAAGCGCGTCTTCGGCCTCCCGGACGACTTCTTGGTCTCGCTGGTCCCGAGGCACCCCGATCTCTTCCGCCTCGTCGGCGTCCCAGGGCCGGACGCGTCCGGCGACGCGTTCCTGGAGCTCACCTCCTGGGACGACCGGCTCGCGAAGTCCGCGATTGAATTGAGGGCGGACAGGGAGGCCGATGTTGTTGGCATACGGCCGAGGCCGAACTTTACAGTCAAATTGCCAAAGGGGTTCTACCTCAAGAAGGAGATGAGGGAGTGGGTGAGGGATTGGCTTGAGTTGCCGTATGTGTCACCCTATGCCGACACTTTCGGGCTTCACCCGGCGTCACCAGAGGCAGAGAAGAGGTTGATTGGTGTTTTACATGAGGTATTGTCCTTGTCAGTAGAAAGGAGGATGGCGGTGCCAATTATAGGGAAGTTTTGTGATGAGTTTAGGCTATCGAATGCGTTTTCTAACGCCTTCACAAGACACCCGGGGATATTCTACGTTTCGTTGAAGGGTGGCATTAAGACGGTGATATTGAGGGAGGCGTATGACGAAAATGGAGAGCTTGTGGATAGGGACCCTATGATTGAGTTGAAGGAGAGGTTCGTGGCAATCATGGATGAGGGCCATAAGAAGTATTTggaggagttgaggaggaggaaTGAGATGCTGCAGAAAGAGAGGGCAAATGCCATTCACAGGGGTGCCAAAGTTGACACAAATATTGAGGAGGGAGATATGGAGGGATCAGAGGAAGATGAAGTATATGATTATGCACAAGTAGAATCAGAAGGAAGAGAGCCATTGTGAGTGGTGGTTGTGATGTTCGTTATTCTTCTATGATAATGTGACCTAAAGAACAGTGGCAAGGAGATTGGATGTTTTGACAGATTCGAATGTGGTCATTAGGCAGCCAGTAAGAAGATGGCTTAGTTAGCAGGTAATAAATAATACGAGGTTAATCTTGAACCACTTTGTTTTTCAAATGATGCTGAAATGTAGGTTTATCTTCCTTTTTGGAAAGAGTTATGTGGTGACAGGGTTTTCAATGATTTACCACTTAAGTCTTCAGTCAGTAGTTTTCAGGAGATCCG contains:
- the LOC109737416 gene encoding protein WHAT'S THIS FACTOR 1, chloroplastic; its protein translation is MLLRAAAAAAHRLRFIPPVRCISSLKVPWRRDAALDASIDRDRRFHQASRLVREVLLSPGRRLLLRYLSKRRQRIRLPVHVATFLRRYPTLLSVSPPPDPVASPSPQLASFLEFASRLQATHSPLLASRLAKLLMMSSTRALPVAKIAAAKRVFGLPDDFLVSLVPRHPDLFRLVGVPGPDASGDAFLELTSWDDRLAKSAIELRADREADVVGIRPRPNFTVKLPKGFYLKKEMREWVRDWLELPYVSPYADTFGLHPASPEAEKRLIGVLHEVLSLSVERRMAVPIIGKFCDEFRLSNAFSNAFTRHPGIFYVSLKGGIKTVILREAYDENGELVDRDPMIELKERFVAIMDEGHKKYLEELRRRNEMLQKERANAIHRGAKVDTNIEEGDMEGSEEDEVYDYAQVESEGREPL